Proteins from a single region of Lysinibacillus sp. JNUCC-52:
- a CDS encoding aspartate-semialdehyde dehydrogenase — translation MTKQLTVAVVGATGAVGSKMMEQLIKRKFPIGHIKFLASARSAGKPIEFNGKTYTIEEATPEAFEGVNVALFSAGGSVSAVLAPEAAKRGAVVIDNTSHFRMDPEVPLVVPEVNRGDLAKHNGIIANPNCSTIQMVAALEPIRATFGLTKVLVSTYQAVSGAGISAIEELKAQSANWDAGKDVEANILPSGGDKRHFPIARNVIPQIDKFTDNGFTYEEMKMINETKKIMHAPELKVAATCVRVPVVSGHSESVYIEVEKDTTVEGIFEVLRHAPGIVLQDDIATQTYPMPIYAEGEDATFVGRIRQDLDNKKGFHLWIVSDNLLKGAALNSIQIAEAMLEDNLL, via the coding sequence ATGACTAAGCAGTTAACAGTTGCAGTTGTAGGGGCAACAGGAGCAGTAGGTTCAAAAATGATGGAACAGCTAATTAAACGAAAATTTCCAATAGGACACATTAAATTTTTAGCTTCTGCACGTTCTGCAGGAAAACCAATCGAATTTAATGGTAAGACATATACAATTGAAGAAGCGACACCAGAAGCTTTTGAAGGCGTCAATGTCGCTTTATTCTCTGCGGGTGGTTCTGTATCGGCAGTACTAGCGCCTGAAGCGGCAAAACGCGGGGCAGTAGTTATTGACAATACGAGCCATTTCCGTATGGATCCAGAGGTACCGCTAGTTGTACCTGAAGTGAATCGCGGCGATCTTGCTAAACATAATGGGATTATCGCCAATCCAAACTGCTCTACAATTCAAATGGTTGCAGCACTTGAACCAATTCGTGCGACATTTGGCTTAACGAAGGTATTAGTATCAACATACCAAGCAGTTTCTGGTGCAGGGATTTCTGCAATTGAAGAATTAAAAGCACAAAGCGCAAACTGGGATGCAGGTAAAGATGTAGAAGCAAATATTTTACCAAGTGGTGGCGACAAACGTCATTTCCCAATTGCTCGTAATGTCATTCCACAAATCGATAAATTTACAGACAATGGCTTTACATACGAAGAAATGAAAATGATTAATGAAACGAAAAAAATTATGCATGCACCAGAGTTAAAAGTGGCTGCTACTTGCGTACGTGTACCAGTCGTTTCAGGACATTCTGAATCTGTTTATATTGAAGTAGAAAAAGATACAACAGTTGAAGGGATTTTCGAAGTATTACGTCATGCACCTGGAATTGTTTTACAGGATGATATCGCAACACAAACTTACCCAATGCCAATTTACGCTGAAGGGGAAGATGCTACCTTTGTAGGACGTATCCGTCAAGACTTAGACAATAAAAAGGGATTCCATCTATGGATCGTATCAGATAATTTATTAAAAGGCGCTGCATTGAACTCTATCCAAATTGCAGAAGCAATGCTTGAGGATAACTTACTATAA